The segment CGAGGATTTCTAACTTGATATTCTCCATTAAGCTGCTTTACTACTAATTCGCTGTCTAGAAAACAGTGCACATAGCCCTTTGTAAAGTCACGTGCTAGTTGAAGGGCTTCTATTAGTGCTTCATACTCAGCTTGGTTGTTAGTTTTCCTTCCCAAAAACTTGCAAAACTTCTTCACCACAACCCCATTTTCGTCCACTATCTTAACGGCGGCCGCAGCTGGCCCAGGGTTCCCCCTAGAA is part of the Candidatus Bathyarchaeota archaeon genome and harbors:
- a CDS encoding ribonuclease HI family protein, which gives rise to MQSEELGQLRTYSDGASRGNPGPAAAAVKIVDENGVVVKKFCKFLGRKTNNQAEYEALIEALQLARDFTKGYVHCFLDSELVVKQLNGEYQVRNPRLEVLWLKVRELQQHFQSVSFNHISRTDKNMKEVDGSANRFLDSVLG